In one window of Mycobacteriales bacterium DNA:
- a CDS encoding DUF3515 family protein: MKLAAPAVAAVVLATVCACTPGAVKVEPPVLSGAVSERCAQLTNLLPQRLEGLKPRVISPRSNLVHAWGSPPVVLTCGVAQPAGYSASSSETTEVDGVRWFQQRAGSAVSWTALRPGVAAGTTIYLRLTVPKHYQGQGAFLVDLAVPLRHALP; encoded by the coding sequence CTGAAGCTCGCCGCGCCCGCGGTCGCGGCGGTCGTCCTGGCGACTGTCTGCGCCTGCACACCGGGTGCGGTCAAGGTCGAGCCGCCGGTGCTCAGCGGCGCGGTCTCGGAGCGTTGCGCGCAGCTGACCAACCTGCTCCCGCAGCGGCTCGAGGGGTTGAAGCCGCGGGTCATCAGCCCGCGGTCGAACCTGGTGCACGCGTGGGGGTCGCCGCCGGTCGTGCTCACCTGCGGCGTTGCGCAGCCTGCGGGTTACTCGGCGTCCTCGTCGGAGACCACCGAGGTCGACGGGGTGCGGTGGTTCCAGCAGCGCGCCGGATCCGCGGTGAGCTGGACCGCGTTGCGGCCCGGCGTCGCGGCAGGCACGACGATCTACCTGCGGCTGACCGTCCCGAAGCACTACCAGGGACAGGGCGCATTCCTCGTGGACCTCGCCGTGCCGCTGCGGCACGCGCTGCCCTGA
- the thiD gene encoding bifunctional hydroxymethylpyrimidine kinase/phosphomethylpyrimidine kinase, giving the protein MSITAPPRVLTVAGSDSGGGAGIQADLKTMLAFGVHGMSVVTAVTAQDSNGVHGYWELPVEAVDAQLAAVLDDIGVDAVKTGMLASPDLVSVTAKRLGQVSAPIVVDPVCVSKHGDPLLVPEAVEAIVTELLPLATVVTPNLPEVTRLTGLVVRDAGGQREAAEALLALGPTWVLVKGGHLDGAPNDLLTDGDTEVELTAPRLDNRHTHGTGCTLASAIASSLALGGSVPDAVQAAKDYVTGAIAGGFPLGSGIGPVDHAWQSRGG; this is encoded by the coding sequence GTGAGCATCACCGCGCCGCCTCGCGTTCTCACCGTTGCCGGGTCGGACTCGGGCGGTGGGGCCGGGATCCAGGCCGACCTGAAGACGATGCTGGCTTTCGGCGTGCACGGCATGAGCGTCGTGACCGCCGTGACCGCGCAGGACTCGAACGGTGTCCACGGGTACTGGGAGCTCCCGGTCGAGGCGGTCGACGCGCAGCTCGCGGCGGTCCTGGACGACATCGGCGTCGACGCGGTCAAGACGGGGATGTTGGCCTCGCCCGACCTGGTGTCGGTGACCGCCAAGCGCCTCGGGCAGGTGAGCGCGCCGATCGTGGTCGACCCGGTCTGTGTCTCGAAGCACGGGGACCCGCTGCTGGTGCCCGAGGCGGTCGAGGCGATCGTCACCGAGCTGCTCCCGCTCGCGACCGTCGTGACCCCGAACCTCCCCGAGGTCACCCGGCTCACGGGGCTGGTGGTGCGCGACGCCGGCGGCCAGCGTGAAGCGGCTGAGGCCTTGCTGGCGCTCGGGCCGACGTGGGTCCTGGTGAAGGGTGGCCACCTCGACGGCGCGCCGAACGACCTGCTCACCGATGGCGACACGGAGGTTGAGCTCACGGCGCCGAGGCTGGACAACAGGCATACGCACGGCACCGGCTGCACGCTCGCGTCGGCGATCGCCTCGTCGCTGGCGCTGGGCGGCTCGGTGCCGGACGCCGTACAGGCAGCGAAGGACTACGTCACGGGAGCGATTGCGGGTGGGTTCCCGCTCGGATCAGGCATCGGCCCGGTCGACCACGCCTGGCAGAGCCGCGGCGGCTAG
- the rpmB gene encoding 50S ribosomal protein L28, with protein sequence MASVCDVCGKGPGFGMNVSFSHRRTRRRFNPNIQSVRAVVGGGNRKRLNVCTSCIKAGKVAR encoded by the coding sequence GTGGCTTCCGTCTGCGATGTGTGTGGCAAGGGTCCCGGGTTCGGCATGAACGTGTCGTTCTCGCACCGGCGCACGCGCCGGCGCTTCAACCCGAACATCCAGTCGGTCCGAGCCGTCGTCGGCGGCGGCAACCGCAAGCGCCTCAACGTCTGCACCAGCTGCATCAAAGCCGGGAAAGTCGCGCGCTAG
- the recG gene encoding ATP-dependent DNA helicase RecG produces MVDGSTPLKTVVGGKTAAALAKAFDYATVGDLLHHYPRRYFERGELTDLAELKVGDQVTIQAKVVKVSGVKIREKLHKTDVTVTDGTGRLVVTFFNRRYLDHTLLEGMEIVVAGEVERFKSRLQLKQPDIAVEGDRLLAEAGALMPVYPATKALPTWSIRRAVRTALDVADLPETLPDPLRRDRGLIGVDQALQWIHRPESWKQIQQARDRLKYDEAFVLQVVLAQRRSRIDLEPATPRAPRAGGLLEAFDAQLPFTLTAGQVTVSEDVMADLAGTRPMHRLLQGEVGSGKTVVALRAMLAVVDAGGQAVLLAPTEVLAQQHARSIDALLGPLGRQGELGAADVATRVALVTGSMSAQARRQALLDIASGDAGIVVGTHALLEERVQFFDLGLVVVDEQHRFGVEQRDALRGKGTTPPHVLVMTATPIPRTVAMTVYGDLETSTLTELPQGRQPIATTVVPTADKPGWLDRVWARAREEVDAGRQIYVVCPRIDADNGEDDAGDADAPEAPEGGWRAAAAVEDWAPRLAAGALAGLRVEILHGRLASDAKDDVMRRFAAGHVDVLVATTVIEVGVDVANATAMVVLDADRFGISQLHQLRGRIGRGAHPGVCLLVTGAEAGTAARERLDGVAATLDGFALARLDLEQRREGDVLGESQSGRRSHLKLLRLLRDEDVIASARADATELVAADPDLAGHPALAAAAAALVEAERADYLEKT; encoded by the coding sequence GTGGTTGACGGCAGCACGCCGTTGAAGACGGTCGTCGGGGGCAAGACCGCGGCTGCGCTCGCGAAGGCGTTCGACTACGCGACCGTGGGCGACCTCCTGCACCACTACCCGCGGCGCTACTTCGAGCGCGGCGAGCTCACCGACCTTGCCGAGCTCAAGGTGGGGGACCAGGTCACCATCCAGGCGAAAGTGGTCAAGGTCAGCGGGGTGAAGATCCGCGAGAAGCTGCACAAGACCGACGTGACGGTCACCGACGGAACCGGCCGGCTCGTGGTCACCTTCTTCAACCGGCGCTACCTCGACCACACGCTGCTCGAGGGCATGGAGATCGTCGTGGCCGGCGAGGTGGAGCGGTTCAAGAGCCGGCTGCAGCTCAAGCAACCGGACATCGCGGTCGAGGGTGACCGGCTGCTCGCCGAGGCGGGTGCACTCATGCCCGTGTACCCGGCGACCAAGGCCCTGCCCACCTGGTCCATCCGCCGGGCGGTCCGTACGGCACTCGATGTCGCTGACCTGCCCGAGACCCTGCCGGACCCCCTTCGCCGCGATCGTGGGCTGATCGGCGTCGACCAGGCACTGCAGTGGATCCACCGACCGGAGAGCTGGAAGCAGATCCAGCAGGCCCGCGATCGCCTCAAGTACGACGAGGCGTTCGTCCTGCAGGTGGTGCTGGCGCAGCGGCGGTCGCGGATCGACCTCGAGCCGGCGACGCCACGCGCACCCCGGGCAGGTGGACTGCTCGAGGCGTTCGACGCGCAGCTGCCGTTCACGCTCACGGCCGGCCAGGTGACGGTCTCCGAGGACGTGATGGCCGACCTCGCCGGGACCCGGCCGATGCACCGGCTGCTCCAGGGCGAGGTCGGGTCCGGCAAGACCGTGGTGGCGCTTCGGGCCATGCTCGCGGTGGTCGACGCCGGTGGCCAGGCGGTGCTGCTCGCACCGACCGAGGTGCTGGCCCAGCAGCACGCCCGGTCGATCGATGCACTGCTCGGACCGCTCGGGCGCCAGGGTGAGCTCGGCGCCGCCGACGTCGCCACGCGCGTGGCGCTCGTCACCGGGTCGATGAGCGCGCAAGCCCGCCGGCAGGCGCTGCTCGACATTGCGAGCGGCGATGCCGGCATCGTGGTCGGCACGCACGCGCTGCTGGAGGAGCGGGTGCAGTTCTTCGACCTCGGACTGGTCGTCGTCGACGAGCAACATCGCTTCGGCGTCGAGCAGCGCGACGCGTTGCGCGGCAAGGGAACGACGCCGCCCCACGTGCTGGTCATGACCGCGACACCGATTCCGCGGACGGTCGCGATGACGGTGTACGGCGATCTCGAGACCTCGACCCTGACCGAGCTCCCGCAGGGTCGTCAGCCGATCGCGACGACCGTGGTTCCGACCGCCGACAAGCCCGGTTGGCTGGACCGGGTCTGGGCGAGGGCGCGCGAGGAGGTCGACGCCGGCCGCCAGATCTACGTCGTGTGCCCCCGGATCGACGCCGACAACGGCGAGGACGACGCCGGCGACGCGGACGCTCCGGAAGCGCCCGAGGGCGGTTGGCGGGCGGCGGCGGCGGTCGAGGACTGGGCGCCGCGACTCGCGGCCGGCGCGCTGGCCGGCCTGCGGGTCGAGATCCTCCACGGCCGGCTGGCCTCCGACGCCAAGGACGACGTGATGCGCCGGTTCGCCGCCGGCCACGTCGACGTACTCGTGGCCACCACGGTGATCGAGGTCGGCGTCGACGTCGCGAACGCGACGGCGATGGTGGTGCTCGACGCCGACCGGTTCGGGATCTCCCAGCTGCATCAGCTCCGCGGTCGGATCGGACGCGGCGCGCATCCCGGCGTGTGCCTGCTGGTCACGGGCGCAGAAGCCGGTACGGCGGCCCGCGAGCGACTCGACGGCGTCGCCGCCACACTGGACGGGTTCGCGCTCGCCCGGCTCGACCTCGAGCAACGACGCGAGGGTGACGTGCTCGGCGAGTCGCAGTCCGGCCGCCGGTCCCATCTCAAGCTGCTCCGGCTGCTTCGTGACGAGGACGTGATCGCCTCGGCCCGCGCCGACGCGACCGAGCTGGTTGCGGCGGACCCTGATCTGGCCGGCCATCCGGCGCTGGCCGCCGCGGCCGCTGCGCTCGTCGAGGCCGAGCGAGCCGACTACCTGGAGAAGACGTGA
- a CDS encoding Lrp/AsnC ligand binding domain-containing protein: protein MTVQAYILIQTEVGKAAAVATEIASIKGVTQAEDVTGPYDVIVRSEARNVDELGKLVVAKVQAVPGITRTLTCPVVHL, encoded by the coding sequence ATGACCGTTCAGGCTTACATCTTGATCCAGACCGAGGTCGGGAAGGCAGCAGCGGTAGCAACCGAGATCGCGTCGATCAAGGGTGTCACGCAGGCCGAGGACGTCACCGGACCGTACGACGTGATCGTGCGCAGCGAGGCGCGCAACGTGGACGAGCTCGGCAAGCTCGTGGTCGCGAAGGTCCAGGCGGTGCCCGGCATCACGCGCACGCTGACCTGCCCGGTCGTCCACCTCTGA
- a CDS encoding thiamine-phosphate kinase, translating into MLPLLPSRPRSGSRCKPERSSALLTLSKPGAGSPDGIRPERTVVISVTDEGEFGLVRRIIARLGDAGDLVVGPGDDAAVIEAPDRRVVASTDLMVEDRHFRRDWSSGYDVGRKAAASNLADVVAMGASPTAIVVGLAMPADLPVGWVDALADGLRDECAELGAVVAGGDIVRSDTLTIAVTALGDLSGRAPLTRAGARPGDRVVLAGRPGRAAAGLAMLTAGHPHAPVVAAHRRPHPPYGEALALATDHGATAMIDVSDGLLADLGHIAAASGVRIELVAARLPVDPEVAAAAAQLGVDPIDWVATGGDDHCIAATVPARATPELPVIGDVFAVAPGGVAEVVFVDRPTPPAGGHEHFR; encoded by the coding sequence TTGCTACCGCTGCTGCCTTCCCGACCTCGGTCTGGATCAAGATGTAAGCCTGAACGGTCATCGGCGCTCCTCACCCTGAGCAAACCCGGCGCTGGAAGCCCTGACGGTATCCGACCGGAGAGGACGGTTGTCATCTCGGTAACCGATGAAGGCGAGTTCGGGCTGGTCCGGCGGATCATCGCCCGGCTCGGCGATGCCGGCGACCTCGTGGTCGGCCCGGGCGACGACGCGGCCGTGATCGAGGCGCCGGACCGACGGGTCGTCGCGTCGACGGACCTGATGGTCGAGGACCGGCACTTCCGCCGGGACTGGTCGAGCGGGTACGACGTGGGTCGCAAGGCCGCGGCGTCGAACCTCGCGGACGTCGTGGCGATGGGGGCGAGCCCGACCGCGATCGTCGTCGGGCTCGCGATGCCGGCGGATCTGCCCGTGGGTTGGGTCGACGCGCTCGCCGACGGGCTGCGCGACGAATGCGCCGAGCTCGGTGCGGTCGTGGCCGGCGGTGACATCGTCCGCAGCGACACGCTGACGATCGCCGTCACCGCACTCGGAGACCTCTCGGGCCGCGCGCCGCTGACGCGCGCCGGCGCCCGGCCGGGCGACCGCGTCGTGCTGGCCGGTCGGCCCGGCCGGGCCGCGGCCGGCCTCGCGATGCTGACGGCAGGCCATCCGCACGCGCCCGTGGTCGCCGCACACCGGCGTCCGCATCCGCCGTACGGCGAAGCGCTCGCCCTCGCGACGGACCACGGGGCGACCGCGATGATCGACGTCTCCGACGGCCTGCTCGCGGACCTCGGTCACATCGCGGCCGCATCCGGCGTACGGATCGAGCTGGTCGCGGCGCGGCTGCCCGTGGACCCGGAGGTGGCCGCCGCGGCCGCGCAGCTCGGCGTCGACCCGATCGACTGGGTCGCCACCGGCGGCGACGACCACTGCATCGCCGCAACCGTGCCCGCTCGGGCCACGCCCGAGCTGCCGGTCATCGGCGACGTCTTCGCCGTGGCGCCCGGTGGCGTCGCCGAAGTGGTCTTCGTCGACCGCCCGACTCCACCGGCCGGTGGCCATGAGCACTTCCGCTGA
- the rsmD gene encoding 16S rRNA (guanine(966)-N(2))-methyltransferase RsmD, with protein MTRVIAGTLGGRRLVVPSGPETRPTADRAREGLFSTLTSMRGSLDGAAFLDLYAGSGAIGIEAASRGAATTMLVERDPAALRAIRENLASLEPAGVELSGERVERWLAQPATQAFDVAFLDPPYADPVEPVLRLLAERGWLAPEAIVVVERASRRTGPGWPARIAELQSRRYGEATLWYGRRS; from the coding sequence GTGACGCGAGTGATTGCCGGGACGCTCGGCGGCCGCCGGCTGGTCGTGCCGAGCGGGCCGGAGACGAGGCCGACCGCAGACCGGGCGAGAGAAGGGTTGTTCTCGACCCTGACGTCGATGCGCGGGAGCCTCGACGGCGCGGCCTTTCTCGATCTCTACGCCGGGTCGGGTGCGATCGGCATCGAGGCCGCCAGCCGGGGCGCGGCGACGACGATGCTGGTCGAGCGCGACCCGGCCGCACTTCGCGCCATCCGCGAGAACCTCGCGTCGCTGGAGCCGGCCGGCGTCGAGCTGTCCGGCGAGCGGGTGGAGCGCTGGCTGGCCCAGCCGGCGACGCAGGCGTTCGACGTCGCGTTCCTCGACCCGCCGTACGCCGACCCGGTCGAGCCGGTCCTGCGCCTGCTGGCCGAGCGCGGCTGGCTCGCACCGGAGGCGATCGTCGTGGTCGAGCGGGCGAGCCGGCGGACCGGACCCGGATGGCCGGCCCGGATCGCCGAGCTCCAGTCGCGGCGCTACGGCGAAGCCACCCTCTGGTACGGTCGCCGATCATGA
- the coaD gene encoding pantetheine-phosphate adenylyltransferase, whose translation MTRAACPGSFDPITNGHLDVIERAAPLFDELIVAVGINVSKNRLFEPSERLDMIREATAHLPNVTVETFQGLIVDFCTARGIQAIVKGLRAVSDFDYELQMGQMNRSLADIDTLFMPTAPHYSFLSSSLVKEVATYGGDVSGLVPESVLRRLRERLGG comes from the coding sequence ATGACGCGGGCGGCGTGTCCTGGTTCCTTCGACCCGATCACCAACGGCCACCTCGACGTCATCGAGCGGGCGGCACCTCTGTTCGACGAGCTCATCGTCGCGGTCGGGATCAACGTGTCGAAAAACCGGCTCTTCGAGCCCTCCGAGCGCCTCGACATGATCCGCGAGGCGACCGCGCACCTCCCGAACGTCACCGTCGAGACCTTCCAGGGCCTGATCGTCGACTTCTGCACCGCCAGAGGCATCCAGGCGATCGTCAAAGGGCTGCGTGCGGTCAGCGATTTCGACTACGAGCTGCAGATGGGCCAGATGAACCGCTCGCTCGCCGACATCGACACGTTGTTCATGCCGACCGCTCCGCATTACAGTTTTTTGTCGTCAAGCCTCGTCAAAGAGGTCGCGACGTACGGCGGAGACGTCTCGGGCCTGGTGCCCGAGTCCGTGCTCCGCCGGCTGCGGGAGCGGCTCGGGGGCTAG